In Desulfurobacterium atlanticum, a genomic segment contains:
- a CDS encoding peptidoglycan D,D-transpeptidase FtsI family protein, whose protein sequence is MRKLYHFLKNLLLNIYTFLKPFEDDRLNAFLFISTGMVIIFIIKLLSLSYFDKEKYLSFLARQYTGKLTLKSERGEIFDRNGIPLAVSKKECSFYIRPTFIHDKKTFIKIFQKEFGNIISTTELKKALSSNRKFTWLKKGVDGKLRDYRKRAEKINKQYIKLTEENPKLKDLIGIMPEYDRKHPYGVGATVVGVLNAEGKGISGLELYLERKKIILGDKTIISGEKDARGNLYITNPDALFTSYKKGNNVILTIDANIQYIVEKTIEKYGKKWNPRFINVVLMNPHTGDIIAAASWPFYKYGEKRDKKFISKINPRYINAPYEPGSVIKPIVLAAAINEGLITPMTPIKAPANYRIDDKVFHNEFRGENVTLAAWEIIKYSDNVGIIKVAQMLGKERYYRYLKAFGFGEKTGIEISGESIYPLRNYKKWRNVEFATLAFGHNIMVNTLQLANAYCALVNGGYLMKPRIISKIINDKGETIKEFPAVRVRQVIKPYVSNEMRRILATVVEGGTGTATKLENFYIGGKTGTAIKYDPKIRKYNRHKITATFVGAFPLTNPDFVMAVTVDEPKVPKNMLWASKIAVPIFRELAERILLYEREKPDKYKYYFNGDKMERKPINENFPYKKGYRKINQ, encoded by the coding sequence ATGAGAAAGTTATACCATTTCCTTAAAAATCTGCTCCTAAACATCTATACATTCCTCAAGCCTTTTGAAGATGACAGGTTAAACGCTTTTCTTTTTATCTCAACAGGCATGGTTATAATTTTCATAATAAAACTTCTTTCCCTTTCCTATTTTGACAAGGAAAAGTATCTCTCCTTTCTGGCAAGGCAGTACACAGGAAAACTTACCCTTAAGTCTGAAAGGGGAGAAATTTTTGACAGAAATGGAATACCTCTTGCAGTAAGTAAAAAAGAGTGTTCTTTTTACATTAGACCTACTTTTATACATGACAAAAAAACCTTTATCAAAATTTTTCAGAAAGAATTTGGCAACATAATCTCCACAACAGAGTTAAAAAAAGCACTTTCATCAAACAGAAAATTCACGTGGTTGAAAAAAGGGGTTGATGGAAAATTAAGAGATTACAGAAAAAGGGCGGAAAAAATAAATAAGCAGTACATTAAGCTTACAGAAGAAAATCCAAAGCTTAAAGACCTTATCGGAATAATGCCAGAGTATGATAGAAAACATCCTTACGGCGTTGGAGCAACTGTTGTCGGTGTTCTAAATGCTGAAGGTAAAGGAATAAGTGGCCTTGAGCTTTACCTTGAAAGAAAAAAGATAATTTTGGGAGACAAAACCATAATATCAGGAGAAAAAGATGCCAGGGGAAATCTTTATATAACAAACCCTGATGCTCTTTTCACATCCTATAAAAAAGGTAACAATGTAATTCTTACAATTGATGCAAATATCCAGTACATAGTTGAAAAAACTATAGAAAAATATGGGAAAAAGTGGAATCCTCGGTTTATAAATGTTGTATTAATGAATCCTCACACAGGAGACATTATAGCAGCAGCTTCCTGGCCGTTTTACAAATATGGAGAGAAACGGGATAAGAAGTTTATATCAAAAATAAACCCAAGATATATTAACGCTCCGTATGAGCCAGGTTCTGTTATCAAACCGATAGTTCTTGCAGCAGCAATAAATGAAGGGCTTATCACACCAATGACACCTATAAAAGCTCCGGCAAATTACAGAATAGATGACAAAGTGTTCCACAACGAATTCAGAGGAGAAAATGTTACACTTGCAGCATGGGAAATAATAAAATACTCAGATAACGTCGGTATAATAAAAGTTGCCCAAATGCTTGGCAAAGAAAGATATTACCGTTATCTTAAAGCGTTCGGATTTGGAGAAAAAACTGGAATTGAAATATCCGGGGAATCTATATATCCCCTTCGTAATTACAAAAAGTGGAGAAATGTAGAATTTGCAACACTTGCTTTTGGACACAACATAATGGTAAATACTCTTCAACTTGCAAACGCCTACTGTGCACTTGTAAACGGTGGATACCTTATGAAACCTCGTATAATAAGTAAAATTATCAACGACAAAGGAGAAACGATAAAAGAGTTTCCCGCTGTGAGAGTAAGGCAGGTAATCAAACCTTATGTTTCAAATGAGATGAGAAGAATCCTTGCCACCGTAGTGGAAGGGGGAACCGGAACAGCAACAAAGCTTGAGAACTTTTACATAGGCGGAAAAACAGGAACAGCAATAAAATATGACCCAAAAATAAGGAAATATAACAGGCACAAAATTACAGCCACATTTGTAGGTGCTTTTCCTCTAACAAATCCCGATTTTGTGATGGCAGTAACTGTTGATGAACCTAAAGTCCCCAAAAATATGCTATGGGCAAGTAAAATAGCTGTTCCTATATTTAGAGAACTTGCAGAAAGAATTCTTCTCTACGAAAGAGAAAAGCCTGATAAGTACAAATATTACTTTAACGGTGATAAAATGGAAAGAAAACCTATAAACGAAAATTTCCCTTACAAAAAAGGTTATCGTAAAATAAACCAGTAA